The following are encoded together in the Chloroflexota bacterium genome:
- a CDS encoding cyclic nucleotide-binding domain-containing protein → MIPQPIDQVPLFQNLSDDERQPLIARLRRRTVASGELIFAEGYPSDALYVVHAGLVKLSSGSKTATLANLGAGSLLGEVDCLLERPYSATAHAAANTELLVLARADIEELISEHPGIGLKLGAGLGVHIPFLEQYLVQHRLRNIELLSALSEEDLRLIAQSLGFGTFARGDTLIEDGMDGEAAFIIEEGQVRLITESSDGTSFDDLNEGQIFGLTSLITGKPYTSTARAVTPVNVWVLARENYQYLINERPAIKLAFSRALAESLSTNDQADAVQRMRALDLFHDVPNDALTAIAARLVLRHFPAEEAIYTEGTPGDAMYIIEAGEVKLMETAFSDAQLLERIRAGSFFGEMALLTGRTRAECARAATDTTVWVLYKGDFDDVMVRFPEISVSLSRAITDRLASRENDFVIRHLRRIALFSNLTNAELNAIAKKVRGLRFRPGEIICFGGQPAHTLYMIERGEVKRIGVGPNGEPVTVDLLDAGDSFSEQAIVQNLGYEYTAQALEEVEVWTISKGDFVALMEQYPSLAMTVTRLIADRLSHAQGAPASHTRPPTTRPPGAMPPPRPPVGRIQRPPSGARPISRASIVPPIAPNAILPGATASASAPAQPVNRAPRPPKPPFHLPFQKSGALVPATSRAPAAPSATNRAPRPPKPGLHLPFQHVHAAQAKTQPVSSKLQPAAPKTYAPAQPRRGFFAEAGEWLNGLSFGAKMRALTLGALVMWLALIALPFTTISAVSSTVGGLQISNAQNGNSGTTNASAQNEPDPINRLKIAFAIPTDTPRPTPTPKPTSTPRPTPTRVVATRVPPTPVPAPVAAAPAAPAAPPLAPRYIDPRLGNGPQVLPHLEGVKVEEAQGVQRGQKFWRVISLKFENIDESGSDHTIYVKVLGEDGKRVDGKKAHLTSVGGLSEYPDEKPAADMCDCNYNYPMYGDGYGFNIEDQYPSDKAMGMIMPLKRHVNYRVTFQLVTMP, encoded by the coding sequence GTGATTCCACAACCTATTGACCAAGTACCACTCTTTCAGAACTTGTCGGATGACGAACGCCAACCTTTGATCGCGCGTTTGCGCCGACGCACCGTTGCCAGTGGCGAATTGATTTTTGCCGAGGGTTATCCCAGCGACGCGCTCTATGTCGTGCATGCGGGCTTGGTCAAACTTTCCAGTGGTTCCAAGACCGCGACGCTCGCCAACCTGGGCGCGGGCAGTTTGCTCGGCGAAGTAGATTGCTTGCTCGAACGTCCGTACTCCGCGACCGCGCACGCCGCGGCGAATACCGAGCTGCTCGTGCTCGCGCGCGCGGACATTGAAGAATTGATCAGCGAACATCCTGGCATCGGGTTAAAGCTCGGCGCGGGTTTGGGCGTCCACATTCCATTCCTCGAACAATACCTCGTTCAACATCGCTTGCGTAACATCGAACTCCTCAGCGCGTTGTCGGAAGAAGATCTGCGTTTGATCGCGCAGAGTCTTGGCTTTGGCACGTTCGCGCGCGGCGATACGCTGATCGAAGATGGGATGGATGGCGAAGCCGCGTTCATTATCGAAGAAGGACAGGTGCGACTCATCACCGAATCGTCCGACGGCACGTCGTTCGACGATTTGAACGAAGGACAGATTTTCGGTCTGACCTCGCTCATCACCGGCAAGCCGTACACTTCGACGGCGCGCGCCGTGACGCCGGTGAACGTTTGGGTGCTCGCGCGCGAAAATTATCAATACCTGATCAACGAACGTCCCGCGATCAAACTTGCGTTCAGTCGCGCGCTCGCCGAATCGTTGAGCACGAACGATCAAGCCGACGCGGTGCAACGTATGCGCGCACTCGATCTGTTTCACGATGTGCCGAACGACGCGCTCACCGCGATTGCCGCGCGCCTGGTCTTGCGTCATTTTCCGGCGGAAGAAGCGATTTACACCGAAGGCACACCGGGCGACGCGATGTACATCATCGAAGCCGGCGAAGTCAAGTTGATGGAGACCGCGTTCTCCGACGCGCAATTGCTCGAGCGCATTCGCGCCGGCAGTTTCTTCGGCGAAATGGCGCTCCTCACCGGACGCACGCGCGCGGAATGCGCTCGCGCCGCGACCGACACGACCGTGTGGGTACTCTACAAAGGCGACTTTGACGACGTGATGGTGCGCTTTCCGGAAATCAGCGTTTCGTTGAGCCGCGCGATCACCGACCGCCTCGCCTCACGCGAGAATGATTTCGTGATTCGGCACTTGCGCCGCATCGCGCTCTTTTCGAATTTGACGAATGCCGAGTTGAACGCGATCGCGAAAAAAGTGCGCGGCTTGCGTTTTCGTCCCGGCGAGATCATTTGCTTTGGCGGACAACCAGCGCACACGCTGTACATGATCGAGCGCGGCGAAGTCAAACGCATCGGCGTCGGTCCGAACGGCGAACCGGTTACGGTGGACTTGCTCGACGCCGGCGATTCGTTCAGCGAACAAGCCATCGTGCAAAACCTGGGTTACGAGTACACCGCGCAGGCGCTCGAAGAAGTTGAAGTGTGGACGATCAGCAAAGGCGATTTCGTCGCGCTGATGGAACAGTATCCGTCGCTTGCGATGACCGTCACGCGTTTGATCGCCGATCGGTTGTCGCACGCGCAAGGCGCGCCCGCGTCGCACACGCGTCCGCCGACTACGCGTCCACCCGGCGCGATGCCGCCGCCGCGTCCGCCGGTCGGGCGCATCCAACGACCGCCGTCCGGTGCGCGTCCGATTTCGCGCGCGTCCATCGTGCCGCCCATCGCGCCAAATGCGATTTTGCCCGGCGCGACCGCGTCGGCAAGCGCGCCAGCGCAACCGGTCAATCGCGCGCCGCGACCGCCCAAACCTCCGTTTCATCTCCCGTTCCAGAAATCCGGCGCACTCGTGCCGGCAACAAGTCGCGCGCCTGCCGCACCTAGCGCGACGAATCGCGCGCCGCGACCGCCGAAACCTGGGTTGCATCTCCCGTTCCAGCACGTCCACGCGGCGCAAGCCAAAACTCAACCGGTCTCATCCAAGCTACAACCCGCCGCGCCGAAGACCTACGCGCCGGCGCAACCGCGTCGCGGTTTCTTTGCCGAAGCCGGCGAGTGGCTCAACGGTTTGTCATTCGGCGCGAAAATGCGCGCGTTGACGCTGGGCGCGTTGGTGATGTGGCTCGCGTTGATCGCACTGCCGTTCACGACGATCAGCGCCGTCAGTTCGACTGTCGGCGGATTGCAGATTTCAAACGCGCAAAACGGCAACAGTGGAACAACGAACGCGTCCGCGCAGAACGAACCGGATCCGATCAATCGTTTGAAAATCGCGTTCGCCATTCCGACCGACACGCCGCGTCCCACCCCAACTCCGAAACCAACAAGCACACCGCGCCCGACCCCGACGCGTGTCGTCGCAACGCGCGTCCCGCCGACACCGGTCCCCGCGCCGGTCGCCGCCGCGCCCGCCGCGCCCGCCGCGCCGCCCCTTGCCCCGCGTTACATTGATCCGCGTCTGGGCAATGGACCGCAAGTGTTGCCGCATCTCGAGGGCGTCAAGGTAGAAGAGGCGCAAGGTGTTCAGCGCGGACAGAAATTCTGGCGCGTGATCAGTCTTAAGTTCGAAAATATTGACGAGTCCGGCAGCGATCACACCATCTATGTCAAAGTGCTCGGCGAAGATGGCAAACGCGTGGATGGTAAAAAAGCGCATCTCACGAGCGTGGGTGGTCTATCAGAATATCCCGATGAAAAGCCCGCCGCCGATATGTGCGATTGCAACTATAACTATCCGATGTATGGCGACGGCTATGGCTTTAACATCGAAGATCAATACCCCAGCGACAAAGCGATGGGCATGATTATGCCCTTGAAGCGACACGTAAACTATCGAGTCACTTTTCAACTCGTTACCATGCCGTAA
- a CDS encoding zf-HC2 domain-containing protein — MFGDSNDKVHAWVEDRLSAYVDGQLDSTTRAQIETHLRGCAGCRTSLDALRWTMSLVKQAPAPKLRRSFVLPVPVQRAPSFGFVALRFATVAATVLLFALIATDLLMQSSGTSAPAPAALMRAPAQEQAAPTSLAFAPTQAPAPTKAPAATRAPEPTRPAAPAPAALPTSAPKPTSAPAATAAALPTTARAGNAFEGTRAATPAPPASLGNVTETMTPATDATSKVAQPAVAPRDATSPTAAPSPTVVPSPTATLAPTATPLPTRVAIIPPTIAIAPEPISAPRQNLFTPLRVAQFVVLFAAVFLAALTLMLWRRR, encoded by the coding sequence ATGTTTGGCGATAGTAACGATAAAGTGCATGCGTGGGTCGAAGATCGTCTATCCGCGTACGTGGATGGGCAACTCGACTCTACCACGCGCGCGCAAATTGAAACGCATCTGCGCGGGTGCGCGGGTTGCCGCACGAGTCTCGACGCGTTGCGGTGGACGATGTCGCTCGTCAAGCAAGCGCCCGCGCCCAAGTTGCGGCGTTCGTTTGTGTTACCCGTGCCGGTTCAGCGCGCGCCGTCATTCGGTTTTGTCGCACTGCGTTTCGCGACGGTCGCTGCGACGGTGTTGTTGTTCGCGCTCATCGCGACTGATCTGTTGATGCAATCTTCCGGTACGTCTGCACCGGCGCCGGCGGCATTGATGCGCGCGCCAGCGCAAGAACAAGCCGCGCCGACCTCGCTCGCATTTGCGCCGACGCAAGCACCTGCACCAACCAAAGCGCCGGCAGCGACGCGCGCGCCGGAGCCGACCAGACCTGCCGCACCCGCGCCCGCCGCGTTGCCGACCTCTGCGCCGAAACCAACATCTGCGCCGGCGGCGACTGCCGCCGCGTTGCCGACGACCGCGCGGGCTGGGAATGCGTTCGAAGGCACGCGCGCGGCGACACCAGCGCCGCCAGCGAGTCTTGGCAACGTAACTGAAACCATGACACCCGCGACGGACGCGACCAGCAAAGTCGCGCAACCGGCAGTCGCGCCGCGTGATGCCACATCGCCAACTGCCGCGCCATCGCCAACGGTTGTGCCATCGCCGACCGCCACGCTCGCGCCGACCGCGACTCCTCTGCCTACGCGCGTCGCGATCATCCCGCCGACGATTGCGATTGCGCCCGAACCAATATCTGCGCCGCGACAAAACTTGTTCACGCCGCTGCGCGTCGCGCAATTCGTCGTCTTGTTCGCGGCAGTGTTTCTCGCCGCGTTGACCTTGATGTTGTGGCGACGACGATAA
- a CDS encoding sulfurtransferase, protein MTTPLLVSTTWLAEHLHDPSIRIADVRWYLFEKDITGRGEYAKGHIPGAVFVDVDTDLSSPPLQGPGRHPLPTATQFANAMVRAGIGAGTHVICYDDRGGAVSARLWWLLRYFGHDDVSLLDGGIAQWRTENRPLTTDVPQIARANFVPRPRPDMMVNREQVRALANDPRGLVLDVRLNERYTGKTEPLDPRAGHVPGAKNVPLAGNLRAPDDFRFRDPAELRARYDALGANQAETIAAYCGSGINASQAVFALTLAGYANPRLYEGSWSDWSRSELPMKTGEEP, encoded by the coding sequence ATGACCACACCCCTGCTCGTTTCCACGACCTGGCTCGCCGAGCATTTGCATGATCCCAGCATTCGCATCGCCGATGTGCGTTGGTACCTTTTCGAAAAAGACATCACCGGGCGCGGCGAGTACGCGAAAGGTCACATCCCCGGCGCGGTGTTCGTTGACGTAGACACCGATCTTTCGTCACCGCCTTTGCAAGGACCGGGACGCCATCCGCTGCCGACCGCGACCCAGTTCGCAAACGCGATGGTGCGTGCGGGCATCGGCGCGGGCACGCACGTCATTTGCTACGATGATCGCGGTGGCGCAGTCTCAGCGCGCTTGTGGTGGTTGTTGCGCTATTTCGGTCACGACGACGTATCGCTGCTCGACGGCGGCATCGCGCAATGGCGCACAGAAAATCGTCCTCTCACGACAGACGTACCGCAAATCGCGCGCGCGAATTTTGTGCCGCGTCCACGCCCGGACATGATGGTGAATCGCGAGCAGGTACGCGCGCTGGCAAACGATCCGCGCGGCTTGGTGCTGGATGTGCGCCTCAACGAGCGCTACACCGGCAAAACCGAACCGCTCGATCCGCGCGCGGGACACGTGCCTGGGGCGAAGAACGTGCCGCTTGCCGGGAACTTGCGCGCGCCGGACGATTTCCGTTTTCGCGACCCAGCCGAGTTACGCGCGCGCTACGACGCGCTCGGTGCGAATCAAGCAGAAACAATCGCGGCGTACTGCGGAAGCGGCATCAATGCGAGCCAAGCCGTGTTCGCGTTGACGCTCGCCGGGTATGCCAACCCGCGCCTCTACGAAGGTTCGTGGAGCGATTGGAGTCGCTCGGAGTTGCCGATGAAGACGGGAGAGGAGCCGTAA
- a CDS encoding sigma-70 family RNA polymerase sigma factor, whose product MDEKTLIFAAQKGDVPSFNQLVRAYQALAYRTAYRVVGDTAAAEDATQNAFISAFKHLRDFRGGSFKAWLLRIVTNACYDQLRAKQRRPTASLDALLVDPDNPAPGVDRAAPETPQEFAERQELGALIQRGIATLPPDQRATLVLVDIEGFDYDEAATATNTNVGTVKSRLSRARAHVRDFLLNQQELLPARYRLNSERV is encoded by the coding sequence ATGGACGAAAAAACGCTGATTTTTGCGGCACAAAAAGGGGATGTGCCGTCATTCAACCAACTTGTCCGCGCGTATCAGGCGTTGGCGTACCGCACCGCGTATCGCGTAGTTGGCGATACCGCCGCGGCGGAAGATGCGACGCAAAACGCGTTCATTTCCGCGTTCAAACATCTGCGCGATTTTCGCGGCGGCTCGTTCAAAGCGTGGTTGTTACGCATCGTGACGAACGCGTGCTACGATCAACTGCGCGCCAAGCAACGCCGTCCAACCGCCTCGCTCGACGCGTTGTTGGTTGATCCGGACAATCCCGCGCCGGGCGTGGATCGCGCTGCGCCGGAAACACCTCAGGAATTTGCCGAACGTCAAGAACTCGGCGCGCTGATTCAACGCGGCATCGCGACTTTGCCGCCGGATCAGCGCGCGACGTTGGTGTTGGTGGATATCGAAGGATTCGATTATGACGAAGCCGCGACCGCGACGAATACGAACGTCGGCACGGTGAAATCGCGGCTTAGTCGCGCGCGTGCGCACGTGCGCGATTTTCTGTTGAACCAGCAGGAACTTTTGCCCGCGCGTTATCGTCTGAATAGTGAGCGAGTGTGA
- a CDS encoding protein kinase translates to MGQHHAEKIGMGFVVGEHVGQFKIVEYLGQGGMATIFKAYQTNLDRHVALKVIHPTLKNDQSFVARLTREATVVANLTHPNIVQVHDLITSEGIPFLVMQFIEGKTLKDVLLERHLTPNEILNILRPVGDALHYAHARGVLHRDVKPSNIMIDKDGNVFLTDFGLARIERSGESTMSQDMLIGSPQYLSPEQARSEQVDQRTDVYSLGIVLYEMFTGRAPFMGDTPYATIMAQINDAPAPPRALNPSISIPVEQVLLKCLEKDPAKRYNGVRELVRAMENAVRGPQMDMDAIPIVLPFADEPKPAPMSLTKPASTPKPAPESDAPTNRRPWFVAVIGGLIALALCGVLAFGVFSLGSKPTPTPPIAIVLTTRFPATPTTAPLIATPTRVAIVVPTATPVPTRVPTTVAPETLRGKIAYSVSTGEAPDQKAIWVADTDGSNAHKILDAAMWPSLSPDGTRIAYATLKEPGIYTANSDGSGVRRLTTTEAYNPQWSPDGKRIVYFQGKFKVGGEIHVMNADGSNDTEITTGFSPDFAPDGNRIAYAGCQNTSRGCGLFIYDLRTKNIAMITTDNGASPQWSPTGDKLVYQADSGNGTVNVFSVNTDGSNRKQLTTGKSNDGQPTWSRDGNFIFWRSDQNGTGWAIFVMRADGASPRRVINPAIPDGNLWGRESLSAR, encoded by the coding sequence ATGGGACAACACCACGCGGAGAAAATCGGAATGGGATTTGTCGTCGGCGAACATGTTGGGCAATTCAAAATCGTAGAGTACCTCGGGCAAGGCGGGATGGCAACGATCTTCAAGGCGTACCAAACCAACCTCGATCGGCACGTAGCGCTCAAAGTCATTCACCCCACGCTCAAAAATGATCAATCGTTCGTCGCGCGTCTGACGCGCGAGGCGACCGTCGTCGCCAACCTCACGCACCCGAATATCGTACAGGTGCACGACCTCATCACCTCCGAGGGCATTCCGTTTCTCGTGATGCAATTCATCGAAGGCAAAACGCTCAAGGATGTGTTGCTCGAACGCCACCTCACGCCGAACGAAATCCTTAACATTCTGCGCCCCGTCGGCGACGCGTTGCATTACGCGCACGCGCGCGGCGTACTCCATCGCGATGTCAAGCCGTCGAACATTATGATTGACAAGGACGGCAATGTCTTTCTCACCGATTTCGGTCTCGCACGCATCGAACGTAGCGGCGAGTCCACGATGTCGCAGGATATGCTCATCGGCTCGCCGCAGTATCTCTCGCCCGAGCAAGCGCGCAGCGAGCAGGTGGATCAACGCACCGATGTCTACTCGCTCGGCATCGTGCTGTACGAAATGTTCACCGGGCGCGCACCGTTTATGGGCGATACGCCATACGCGACGATCATGGCGCAGATCAACGACGCGCCAGCGCCGCCGCGCGCGCTCAATCCCAGCATCTCGATTCCGGTCGAGCAAGTTCTCCTCAAGTGCCTGGAAAAAGATCCGGCGAAACGCTACAACGGCGTGCGCGAACTGGTGCGCGCGATGGAGAACGCGGTGCGCGGTCCGCAAATGGATATGGACGCGATTCCGATTGTCCTCCCATTCGCGGATGAGCCAAAGCCCGCGCCGATGTCGCTCACCAAACCTGCGTCCACGCCCAAGCCCGCGCCAGAATCCGACGCACCGACCAATCGCCGACCCTGGTTCGTCGCCGTCATCGGCGGATTGATTGCGCTGGCGCTCTGCGGCGTACTGGCGTTCGGCGTTTTTTCGCTCGGCAGTAAACCGACCCCCACTCCGCCCATCGCGATCGTCCTGACGACGCGCTTTCCAGCCACGCCGACGACCGCACCCTTGATCGCCACGCCGACGCGCGTCGCGATTGTCGTGCCGACCGCGACGCCCGTACCGACGCGCGTACCGACCACCGTCGCACCCGAAACACTACGCGGCAAGATCGCGTACAGCGTATCAACCGGCGAAGCGCCGGATCAAAAAGCGATTTGGGTCGCCGACACGGACGGCAGCAACGCGCACAAAATCCTGGACGCGGCGATGTGGCCCTCGCTGTCGCCGGATGGAACCAGGATCGCGTATGCTACCTTGAAAGAACCGGGCATCTACACGGCGAACAGCGACGGCTCCGGCGTGCGTCGCCTCACCACGACCGAGGCATACAATCCGCAGTGGTCGCCGGACGGCAAACGCATCGTGTACTTTCAAGGCAAGTTCAAAGTCGGCGGCGAAATTCATGTGATGAACGCCGACGGCTCTAACGACACGGAAATCACGACGGGCTTTAGTCCCGACTTTGCGCCTGACGGCAATCGCATCGCGTATGCCGGTTGCCAGAACACGTCACGCGGTTGCGGACTGTTCATCTACGATCTGCGAACCAAAAACATCGCGATGATTACGACGGACAATGGCGCAAGCCCGCAATGGTCGCCGACCGGCGATAAACTCGTTTATCAAGCCGATAGCGGCAATGGCACGGTCAATGTGTTCAGCGTCAACACGGATGGCAGCAATCGCAAACAATTGACGACCGGCAAAAGCAACGATGGTCAACCCACCTGGTCGCGCGATGGCAATTTTATTTTTTGGCGTTCCGACCAAAACGGCACCGGCTGGGCGATCTTTGTGATGCGCGCCGACGGCGCGAGTCCCAGGCGCGTCATCAATCCCGCCATCCCGGACGGTAATTTGTGGGGACGCGAATCGTTGAGCGCGCGTTGA